A DNA window from Streptomyces sp. CA-278952 contains the following coding sequences:
- a CDS encoding SDR family oxidoreductase, which translates to MTMGTVQGAGVVVTGAGGGIGAALARRFAAGGARVVVNDLDLARVEPLAKEIGGFAVAGDASGIVDAAREALDGTVDVYCANAGLASPGDAFADEEVWAAAWDVNVMAHVRAARALLPEWLERGSGRFVTTASAAGLLTMIGAAPYSVTKHGAVAFAEWLSLTYRHRGIKVHAICPQGVRTDMLTAAGSAGELVLAPGAIEPDAVANALFEAMDADRFLVLPHPEVAGYYQARATDPDRWMGQMNRLQQKWEASGA; encoded by the coding sequence ATGACGATGGGTACGGTGCAGGGCGCCGGCGTAGTGGTCACAGGGGCCGGAGGCGGCATCGGAGCCGCTCTGGCCCGCAGGTTCGCCGCCGGGGGCGCACGGGTCGTCGTCAACGACCTCGACCTCGCGCGGGTCGAACCGCTCGCGAAGGAGATCGGCGGCTTCGCCGTCGCCGGGGACGCCTCGGGCATCGTGGACGCCGCCCGGGAGGCGCTGGACGGCACGGTGGACGTCTACTGCGCCAACGCGGGCCTCGCCTCGCCCGGCGACGCGTTCGCCGACGAGGAGGTCTGGGCCGCCGCCTGGGACGTCAACGTGATGGCCCACGTCCGCGCGGCCAGGGCACTCCTGCCGGAGTGGCTGGAGCGCGGCAGCGGCCGTTTCGTCACCACCGCCTCCGCCGCCGGGCTGCTGACGATGATCGGCGCGGCCCCGTACAGCGTCACCAAGCACGGTGCGGTCGCCTTCGCCGAGTGGCTCTCCCTCACCTACCGCCACCGCGGGATCAAGGTCCACGCGATCTGCCCGCAGGGCGTGCGCACCGACATGCTCACCGCCGCCGGTTCGGCCGGCGAGCTGGTCCTCGCTCCCGGCGCCATCGAGCCGGACGCGGTCGCCAACGCGCTGTTCGAGGCGATGGACGCCGACCGCTTCCTGGTCCTGCCGCACCCCGAGGTGGCCGGCTACTACCAGGCCCGCGCCACCGATCCCGACCGGTGGATGGGCCAGATGAACCGCCTCCAGCAGAAGTGGGAGGCGAGCGGCGCATGA
- a CDS encoding class I adenylate-forming enzyme family protein: MNDPTPGRPASDAPGSDGSVYAAQPWLALLSDAQRAPVTPPATVLHAFRAAVGRAPGHPALAYFDGRLTYRETDELSDSVAGHLAARGVRRGDRVAIMLQNSPHFVLALLGAWKAGAVVVPLNPMYKSGEVGHVLADAGVTALICSDRAWEAYLRETAAAAPHLTVALTACELDLQTVNDPRVLGFERLPAPGPDDLADDLLTAARAGNPAPADRELTSADTALISYTSGTSGTPKGAMNAHGNIMVNAERQRTGHPIAEGSSYFALAPLFHITGMVCQLAACVANAGTLVLAYRFEAGVVLEAFAAHRPAYTVGPSTAFMALAAHPDATPDHFASFRVISSGGAPLPPALVEKFRAGFGPYLRNGYGLTECTAPCASVPPEHEAPVDPVSGTLSVGVPGPDTFVRILDETGREVPFGEQGEIAVRGPQVVSGYWNLPEATAAAFPDGELRTGDIGFMDAAGWLYVVDRKKDMINASGFKVWPREVEDVLYTHPAVREAAVVGVPDAYRGETVRAHVSLRPGASVEPGELSAYCGERLAAYKYPREVEILAELPKTASGKILRRELRSPR; encoded by the coding sequence ATGAACGACCCGACCCCCGGCCGTCCGGCTTCCGACGCCCCCGGATCCGACGGCTCGGTCTACGCGGCCCAGCCGTGGCTCGCCCTGCTCAGCGACGCCCAGCGCGCCCCCGTCACCCCGCCTGCGACCGTGCTGCACGCCTTCCGCGCCGCGGTCGGGCGCGCACCCGGGCACCCGGCCCTGGCCTACTTCGACGGCCGCCTGACCTACCGCGAGACCGACGAGCTGTCCGACTCGGTGGCCGGACACCTCGCCGCCCGCGGGGTGCGCCGCGGCGACCGGGTCGCGATCATGCTCCAGAACAGCCCGCACTTCGTCCTAGCGCTGCTCGGCGCGTGGAAGGCGGGGGCCGTCGTCGTTCCCCTCAACCCGATGTACAAGTCGGGCGAGGTCGGCCATGTCCTCGCGGACGCCGGAGTCACCGCGCTGATCTGCTCGGACCGGGCGTGGGAGGCGTATCTGCGGGAGACCGCGGCGGCGGCCCCGCACCTCACCGTCGCGCTCACCGCCTGCGAGCTGGACCTCCAGACCGTGAACGACCCCCGCGTCCTCGGCTTCGAACGGCTCCCGGCCCCCGGCCCCGACGACCTGGCGGACGACCTGCTGACCGCCGCCCGAGCAGGGAACCCGGCCCCGGCGGACCGGGAGCTGACCTCAGCCGACACGGCGCTGATCAGCTACACCTCCGGGACGAGCGGCACCCCCAAGGGCGCGATGAACGCCCACGGCAACATCATGGTCAACGCCGAACGCCAGCGCACCGGCCACCCGATCGCCGAGGGCTCCTCCTACTTCGCCCTCGCCCCGCTCTTCCACATCACCGGCATGGTCTGCCAGCTCGCCGCCTGCGTCGCCAACGCGGGCACACTCGTCCTGGCCTACCGCTTCGAGGCGGGCGTCGTCCTGGAAGCCTTCGCCGCCCACCGCCCCGCCTACACCGTCGGCCCCTCCACCGCCTTCATGGCGCTGGCCGCGCATCCGGACGCCACCCCGGACCACTTCGCCTCGTTCCGGGTGATCTCCTCCGGCGGCGCGCCCCTGCCGCCCGCGCTCGTGGAGAAGTTCCGCGCGGGCTTCGGCCCGTACCTCCGCAACGGCTACGGACTCACCGAGTGCACCGCCCCCTGCGCCTCGGTCCCGCCCGAGCACGAGGCCCCGGTGGACCCGGTATCGGGCACCCTCTCCGTCGGCGTCCCGGGCCCCGACACCTTCGTACGGATCCTCGACGAGACCGGCCGGGAGGTCCCCTTCGGGGAGCAGGGCGAGATCGCGGTGCGCGGCCCCCAGGTCGTCTCCGGCTACTGGAACCTCCCCGAGGCCACGGCCGCCGCCTTCCCGGACGGCGAGCTGCGCACCGGCGACATCGGCTTCATGGACGCGGCGGGCTGGCTGTACGTCGTCGACCGCAAGAAGGACATGATCAACGCCTCCGGGTTCAAGGTGTGGCCGCGCGAGGTGGAGGATGTCCTCTACACCCACCCGGCGGTGCGCGAGGCGGCCGTCGTGGGCGTGCCCGACGCGTACCGCGGGGAGACGGTCCGGGCGCACGTGAGCCTGCGTCCGGGGGCCTCGGTGGAGCCCGGCGAGCTGAGCGCCTACTGCGGGGAACGGCTCGCCGCGTACAAGTATCCGCGCGAGGTGGAGATCCTGGCCGAGCTGCCGAAGACGGCGAGTGGGAAGATCCTCAGGCGGGAACTGCGTTCCCCCCGTTAG
- a CDS encoding TetR/AcrR family transcriptional regulator, with amino-acid sequence MAKATDQNGTPVPQRLLAAATRLFAERGYDRTSVQEIVEAAGVTKGALYHYFGSKEDLLQEVYARVLRLQQERLDAFADAEAPVEQRLRDAAADVVVTTIDNLDDAAIFFRSMHHLSPEKNKQVRVERRRYHERFRALVEEGQRGGVFSSATPADLVVDYHFGSVHHLSTWYRPDGPLSRQEVADHLADLLLRALRP; translated from the coding sequence ATGGCCAAGGCGACGGATCAGAACGGCACTCCCGTCCCTCAGAGGCTGCTGGCCGCCGCCACCCGGCTCTTCGCCGAGCGCGGGTACGACCGCACCTCGGTCCAGGAGATCGTCGAGGCGGCGGGCGTCACCAAGGGGGCGCTCTACCACTACTTCGGCTCCAAGGAGGACCTGCTCCAGGAGGTCTACGCCCGGGTGCTCCGGCTCCAGCAGGAGCGGCTGGACGCCTTCGCGGACGCCGAGGCGCCCGTCGAGCAGCGGCTGCGCGACGCGGCGGCCGACGTGGTCGTCACGACCATCGACAACCTGGACGACGCGGCGATCTTCTTCCGCTCCATGCACCACCTGAGCCCCGAGAAGAACAAGCAGGTGCGCGTCGAGCGCCGCCGCTACCACGAGCGCTTCCGGGCCCTGGTCGAGGAGGGCCAGCGCGGCGGCGTGTTCTCCTCGGCCACCCCCGCCGACCTGGTCGTCGACTACCACTTCGGCTCGGTCCACCACCTCTCCACCTGGTACCGCCCGGACGGCCCGCTCAGCCGCCAGGAGGTCGCCGACCACCTCGCGGATCTGCTGCTGCGGGCCCTGCGCCCGTAA